AACAATGCAGACGTTGCCGCCAAAATGTTGAAAGACTCCGGATTGAATTTGACGGCCGCCACCGAACTCACGGATGCGGCGAACAAGGCCTGCGCGGCGGTGAAGGGATAGCACATCATGTCGATCTTACTTAACAAAAATACCAAGATCCTCGTGCAGGGAATCACCGGCTCCGAAGGATCATTTCATACCCAGCAGATGCTGGAGTACAACACGAACGTCGTTGCAGGCGTGACTCCCGGCAAGGGCGGAACGTTGGCAAATGAAAAAGTTCCCGTTTTCAACACGGTGCGCGACGCCGTAGATAAGACCGGTGCGAACGCCTCGATCATCTTCGTTCCGCCGCCGTTCGCGGCTGATGCGATGCTCGAAGCGATTGAAGCGGGCGTCGAACTGATCATTGCCATCACCGAGGGCGTGCCCGTGCGCGATATGGTCACCGTGAAGCATGCGCTGAGCGGCTCGAAGTCGCGTTTGGTCGGTCCCAATTGCCCGGGCGTAATTACTCCTGGAGTGGGGAAGATGGGCATCATGCCTGCTTTCATTCATCTTGAAGGTAAGTGCGGATTGATCAGCCGCAGCGGCACGTTGACCTACGAAGCCGTGAAGCAATTGACGGATCGCGGCATTGGCCAATCCACTTGCGTCGGTATCGGCGGCGATCCGATTCCCGGCACGAACTTCCTGGATGCGCTGAAGCTCTTCAATGCAGACCCTGACACCAACGCCGTCGTGATGATCGGCGAAATCGGCGGCTCTGCGGAAGAAGAAGCCGCAGAGTACATCAAGAGCGAATTCAAGAAGCCGGTTGTCGGCTTCATCGCAGGTCAAACGGCTCCTCCGGGACGCCGAATGGGTCATGCCGGCGCGATTATCGCGGGCGGCAAAGGCACGGCGAAAGAAAAAGTAGCGGCGATGGAGAGCGCAGGGATTCACGTTTCGAAATCCCCGGCAGACATCGGTGCGACGATGGCAAAAGTCTTAGGTAAATAATCATACAAAAGGAAACGATGGAACGCACATTGATGATCATCAAGCCCGATGCAGTTGCCGCAAAGAATATCGGCAACATCGTGGCTCGTGTCGAAAAAGAAGGATTCAACATCACCGGTTTGCGCTACGCTCAATTGACTAAGGAGCAGGCGGGTGATTTTTACGCGGTTCACAAAGAGCGTCCCTTTTATGGTGACCTCGTGAACTATATGACCAGTGGTCCCGTGGTGGTCGGCCGTTTAGAGCGCGAAAACGCCGTCGAACATTGGCGTTCGGTGATCGGCGCGACCGATCCTAAGAAAGCCGAAGCGGGAACCATCCGCGCACTTTATGGAGCGAGCATCGAAGCCAATGCCGTGCATGGCTCCGATTCTCCGGAAAACGGCAAGAAAGAAACTGATTTCTTCTTTGCCTAATCGCGTTTCGTAACGTTGGGATCGATCAAGCCGGGTACTGGAGTCGCAATCAGTCCCGGCAAACTGCTCATTTGCGCATTTGTGTTCTTTGTGTGTGTTACGGCCAGCAACGGCTGGCTCGATTTGCTGATCCTAACGACGGCATTTCTGCTGGCAAGCATTGCTTTCGTAAAACATGACGGCCACTATGCAAAGGCCATCAAGGCATCGTGGCTGCTCTTTCTGACGGCGGCGGTGATTCATTTGATCTTTCGTCTCTGGTTCGTCAGAAAAGTAGATATCTCGACGGCTAATGCGCTCTTGAGCACGGCGTTCTTTCTCGTGCGGTTGTTGCTTCTGATCCTCATGACCGCGCTCTTGCTGCGCAAATTCAGTCCCGTGCAGTATTCAGATTCCGTCACCTCCCGTTTGGGATTTCTGATTGGAAAGCGGAACGCTGTGCAGGCCGGACATATCACGATGCTCGCATTTTCGGTCTTGCCGCAAGTCCAAGAGCACATGGCCAACCGCAAACTTGCTCGCAAGCTGCGCGGGTTGACCGTTTCGAACGATACAGTTGGAAGATTGGAGTATGCAAGATCGGAACTGTTTGCGGCATTCAATTTTGCATTGTCCTATGCCGGAGTATTGGCTGCCGTGTTGTGGTCAAGAGGGTTTGACCCTGAGCGCTCCAGCATCGCTCCCCAAAAGTTCGCTGCATCTACGGCTGGAAACCTAGTCATAATTGTCTTCTGCATACTGTGTCTGACCACCCTATTGCCGCTGCCGATAAATTAGTTCGCGCGGGCGAACGACATCGGTACAGGTTGGACGTCCAATATGACGGCACCGACTTTAGCGGTATGCAGTGGCAGCCGGACCGCAGAACCGTGCAGAGGTGTTTAGAAGAAGCTCTCGAACCGCTCTTCGAAAAAAAAGTGCGCGTCATTCCGTCGAGCAGGACCGATGCCGGAGTGCATGCCGCGAGGCAAGTCGCGCATGTCGACGCGCCGATTCAGCGTCCGTTAGCCTCGATTGTCCGGGCAGGGAATTCCCATCTTCCGCCGGACGTCCGCATTCTATCGGCGGAGCTGGTTAACCAGGAGTTTCACGCGCGCTTCTCGGCTCGTTGGCGCGGATACAAATACCGAATCACTCGAGTTCCTTTGGCGATTGGCCGTCAATATGTCTGGGAGTTTCCGCAGCCGATGGAAACAGAGCGTCTCTTCGAGCTTGCCAAGTCCATCGAAGGCACGCATAGCTTCGAGGCTTTCGCGCACGAAAACCCCGTCGAGCGGCATGGCTACGAATGCACCGTATTTCGGTCCGAGTGGCAAATTGAAGGCGATTGTCTCACATATTCTATCGAAGCGAGCAGGTTCGTCCATGGCATGGTGCGTATGCTCGTCGGCTCAATGATCGACTATGTTTGTGACCGCCGCAACGGCAAGACGATTCTTCAAATTCTGGAGTCCGGCGACAATCGCAATGCCGGAACCAAAGCTCCTGCTGGCGGTCTGACATTGGAAACCGTCGGCTACGGCACCTGGCCAAACTCTAAGTCCTAATTTATCGCGCAGTGCAGAAGTTTCTCCAGTTCTTCTTCATCGGTCTGATATTCGGCGCCTTTGTGCTGTGGGTCGTCCAGCGTGACCTTGCTCGCCAAGTTGAATTTACTGCGCTCAAGGAAGAACTTGACTCGCTGAAGTGGGTTCAGTCCTCCGAGTTTATCACGCGTTCGTTCCACGAGAATGATAATCCGGTCAGAGTGCCTGAGATTCAAGGAGATATTCAACAGACTCGCGAAAATGCGATTACGCGGGCGATTTCGGCCACGTCAAATGCAGTCGTGGGCATTAGCGTCGAACAAGTCACCGAAGTAGTAAACCCTTACGTCCCCCGCGATCCGCTGTTCCGGATGTTTTTGGACGAAAAATACTGGCCGCGAACAATTCAACAGCAGGCGTCGAGCCTTGGCTCAGGTTTTATTGTTACGCAAGACGGATATATTGTGACCAACGAACATGTCGTCAGAAACGCGACCTCGATAGTCGTCACAACCACGGTAGGCAAAAAGTACCAAGCAAAAATTGTCGGCACTGACGAATTGCTTGATATGGCTCTAATCAAGATTGACGAAGTAAATCTCCCGTTTATTGACTGGGCGAATAGTGACGAGGCCATTGTCGGCGAATGGGTCGTAGCTATCGGCAATCCCTACGGACTTTTTGACGTAAACGATCAACCGTCCGTTGCCGTCGGCGTAATTTCCGCACTTAACCGAGATTTTGAGCGCGACGTAGACGGCCGCTTGTATACGGATATGATTCAAACCGACGCAGCAATTAATCGCGGCAACTCAGGCGGACCTTTGATCGACGCCGAGGGCCGCGCGGTTGGAATGAACACGTTGATTTTCACTGAATCCGGCGGTTCCGTCGGAATCGGCTTCGCAATTCCGTCCAATCGAATCGTGAACGCGATTGACGACCTGGTAAAGGGCGGAGTTGATCGCAACTTCTGGCTCGGCATTCGCGCTAACGACCTGCGCGGCATGCTATGGAAGATGTTGAATCTGGCAGAGAATCGCGGTGCTGTGGTCACCGGTGTAGACCCCGGCAGCCCCGCGGACAGAGCGGGCATAAAAGTCGAAGACGTGATTCTGAAGATCAACGATCGAACGATTGATTGCTCGGAGGATGCCAAAGAATTCATGAACAACACCGACATTCGCGTTGGTGATACATTGACATTTGTGATCAGCCGGCACGGCACGATCATGACCAAAGAAGTTGAATTGATACCAATTCCTAAAGCACGTTCGTATATACCCGGATGATAGAACGCTATTCACGCGAACCCATGGCGTCCTTGTGGACGGAAAAAGCTCGATATGATAGTTGGCTGCGAGTCGAAATTGCCGCGCTCAGGGCCCGCGCCGAACGCGGCGAAATAGATGCCAAGGTTGTCGACCAAATCGCCAACTCTGCCCGTTTTACCATTCAGGAAATCCACGAAGTGGAAGCTGAAGTCCACCACGACGTGATCGCTTTCCTGACGGTAGTTGCAAGGTATGTCGGCGCAAATTCGCGGTTAGTACATCTCGGGTTGACATCTTCGGACGTCGTAGACACGGCTTTCGCGCTGCAAATTCAGCGGGCTGGAGTGTTGCTGCTTGAGGATATCGAAGCACTGCAAATTGTCCTGCGTCGCAGGGCGCTCGAGTTTCGCCGCACGCCGGCGGTTGGCCGGACTCACGGTATTCACGCGGAGCCGACGGTCTTTGGACTAAAATTCGCGCTCTGGGCCGATGAGTTTTCTCGTCACGAAACGCGGCTCCACGAAACATTGTCTCGAGTGGCTGTAGGCAAATTGTCCGGTGCAGTTGGGAATTATGGACACACGGACGCTGATCTTGAAGAGCGCGTCATGTCCAACCTTGGAATCGGAGTAGCGCCGATTTCAACGCAGGTACTAAGCCGCGATCTGCACGCTGAATTTTTGAATCTTTGTGCGTTAATCGGCGGCACGGTCGAAAAGATCGCCGTCGAGATCCGGCATTTGCAGCGGACGGAAGTCAGCGAAGCCTTCGAGCCTTTTGGCAAGAAACAAAAAGGCTCTTCGGCGATGCCTCACAAGCGAAATCCTATACTTTGCGAGCGCTTGACCGGCATGTCGCGTATGATCAGAGGCTACGCGCTGGTCGGTATGGAAAATATCGCGCTGTGGCATGAACGCGATATCTCGCACTCTTCGACCGAGCGCGTGGTGTTTCCGGACGCATGTATCGCATTGGACTATATGCTGCACCTGCTTTTGCGGGTTATTGACGGATTGGAAGTGGATCAAGAGCAACTTCGACGAACAATCTTCATAACTCAAGGTGCGCTCGCGTCAGAGAAAGTACTGCATGCGCTTATTGAAAAAGGCTGGCTGCGGGAAGATGCTTATGCCGCCGTGCAGAAATCTGCACGAGCCGCAATCACAGAGCGTCGTTCCATGGCCGAGTTACTTAAGGAGAATTCCGCGGTTGTTGATGTACTGGGTGTCAACAAAATCGACGAGCTTGTGAAACTTGAACCGGATTTCGAAACAGCAGACGGCATTCTCCGTAGGCTGGGAATCTTGGAAGGATAAAAGATGAACCTTGACAAACTTGAGTTGCTGGTTCAAGGCAGTTCAAAAAAGCTGTACGCTACGAACAGGCCGAGTTACGCGATTCTTGAATTCACGGACGACGCAGGCAATCCCCGCGAATCGCGCAAAACCTCCTTTTCTGGAAAAGGTGAAATCAATTGTGGTGTTTCGAGCTTCCTATTTCAGTATCTCGAAAACTACCACGTTCCCACACACTTTGTCGAGCGCCAGTCGCCTACAGATATGGCGGTTCGTCGCGTAGAGATGTTCGACATTAAGGCTATTGTATATAACGTCGCGACGGGAGAATTCGCGCGTCGCTTTAGACTGGACGACGGTAGGCCGTTGGACTATCCGGTCGTCGAGTACTTTTTGAAAGACCCCGCGTTGAACAACCCGATGGTCAACGAAAGTCACGCTGTAGCCTTGGGCTACGGTCGTTCCGACGATCTGCGCACGATGCAGCGAATCGCCACCAAGACGAACGCGGTCTTGAAATCGCTCTTCGAACGACGTGGTTTGATTTTAGTCGAGTTTGAATTGGAATTTGGCGACGCGGGCGACCATCTCTGTATAGGAGACGAATTGACCGCTGACACGTGCAGAGTTTGGGATCGTAAAACGAATCGTAAACTTGACCGCGACCGCGCGCTGCAGGATCAGGCCGGCGTCGAGCGCGCCTATCGTGAACTGCTTGAACGGCTAACCAGCGCCGCATAAGATCATGAGTTTTGCTCGCGAAGCATGGCCGCTTGTACTCCCGCCGTTTGTTGTGGGAATCGGACTTCTTTGGTGGAGTTGCGGAGGAACTTCTGTTTGGCCGCAAGTCTCCGGATGGATTCTCGTCGTGTTGGCAATTGCAATCCTGTTGTTTTTCCGTGACCCTCAGCGGACGCCTCCGTCTGACCCGACGTTGGTCGTTTCGCCGGCGGATGGAGTTGTGGTGGAAACTACGACGCTTGACAGCGGTGAGAAGTTCGTCGCGATCTTTCTTTCAGTGTTTGACGTCCATGTCAACCGTGCGCCGTACGGAGGAAAAGTCAAACAGGTGACGAACAAGCCAGGAACGTATCGCCATGCCAATTCAAAGGAAGCTGCGACAGGCAACGCGCGCATCGATGTCGATATTGAAACGACGCACGGCATGATGCGGTTCAGCCAAATCTCCGGACTCGTCGCCCGCAAGATTTCTTGCAGAATAAAGCCCGGAGACACCGTGTCGACTGGGGAACGGTTTGGATTGATTTATTTCGGATCACGGATGGAAATAGTGATGCCCGCCTCGGCGGACATCAAGACAAAAGTGGGTGAACGCGCGGTTGCCGGAGAAACCGTTATCGCGGCGTTTGGCGGGGAACACAAAACAAGGAGCTAAGTTGCGACATCTCGCAAATATATTGACGTCACTGAATCTGGTCTTCGGTTTCTTCTCGATGATGCTTGCGATCGACGGAAGAATCGAAGTTGCCGCATGGTTGATTATCTTGGCTGTCGTGATGGACGCGTTCGACGGAAAAGCCGCGAGGTTTTTTGGAGCGTCGTCACCAATGGGCTTGCAGTTTGATTCGCTTGCCGACGTAGTCTCAATGGGAGTCGCGCCGTCAATCCTCGCTTACGCGGCCGCTTTCCGCGAAGATTCCCTCTTAGGCATGATTGTCTGCACAGTCCCCGTATTGGCCGCCGCCTATAGGCTTGCACGGTTCAATGTCCGTGCTGCGAGCCGGGCAAGCGCGTACGAAGGACTCACGTCGCCGCTGCATGCAAGCCTTATCGCTACCTTCATCTTGATGAATTACAATTTGTGGGGCGGGGTAGTGACACCCGAAGTCTTGGCGGGCCTGCTTGTCGTAACGTCTCTGTTAATGGTCAGCAAGATTCCGTTGGCCGGACTTCCACGGTTCACGTTGCGCGAGCACGGCCGAAACCTCCGTAAAGTCGCGATTCTCGTATTGGCTATTGTCGTTGGTGCGCTTAACCCACCGTTGTTCGGTTTTCCGATCATCCTGATGCTTTGCGTAACCGCGGCGATCGCTGGACAAATACAATCGCGCAAATCGCCGCGTATTCTCGATGAAGATATCTCAGAACCCATTTCCACAGGACTGAAGAAGCTGTGAAAGCAAAAGTCATCGTCAAATTAAAAGACACCGTTTTAGACCCGCAGGGACAGGCGATTCAACAGCTCCTCGAACAACGCGGATATAAGAATATCGCCGATGTTCGCGTCGGGAAGTTCATAGAGTTCGATCTCGACGGCATGAAACCCGAGGATGGCGAAAAGATGCTCGCTGAAATTGCGGACCGTGTGTTGGCCAATCCCATAATTGAATCGTTCCAGATCGAGGCCCAGTGAGCATCGCGGTTATCACCTTTCCCGGTTCAAACTGTGACCGAGATTGTCTGCATGTGTTGCAGAATGTCGTCGGCGCTCCCGCACGCATGGTCTTTCACAAAGACACCGAATTGGGTGACGACTGCACAGGCGTGCTCGTTCCCGGCGGATTCTCCTACGGCGACTATCTGCGCGCAGGAGCACTGGCTAAAATTGCCCCGGTCATGCCAGCCATCAAACGATTCGCCGATGCGGGCGGCCCGGTGCTTGGCATTTGCAACGGTTTTCAAATTCTCTGCGAGGTCGGACTGCTTCCCGGAGCGCTGATGTTGAACAAAACGCTGCGGTTCATCTCGCGCCACGTTGACATGCGTGTTGAGAGCAGCGATACGTTATTCACCCGGTATCTGTGGCAGGATCAGATCATTCGCATGCCCATTGCGCACGCGGAAGGCAATTTTTTCGCCGATCCCGACACACTCGCGAAACTCTCTGCCAACAACCAAATCGTTTTTCGCTATGTTGGACCTGAGAGACATGACGCTCCGGCAGGAAATCCCAACGGCAGCGCCATGTCCATCGCCGGAATTGTCAACGAAGCGGGGAATGTCTTGGGCATGATGCCCCATCCCGATCGTGCCAGTGAGGCCGTACTTGGCTCTACCGACGGTCTACCTATCTTCCGCGCCTTCGCGGAGGCCGCCTTGCATTCCTCTCGAATCGATTTCTCAGCCTAATATGAATCTCGGCGCAAGCGAACTTTTTCTCGTCTTAGTCGTCATCTTGCTACTCTTTGGCGGAAAACGACTGCCCGAAACTGCCCGTCAATTGGGACGCGGTATCCATGACTTGCGTCGGTCTTACCTTGATATTAAGCGCGAAGTCTCCGAACCCTTTACGCAGCCGCATACTACTCAATCCACCGCGAACAAACAGAGCTTGAATGCTCCGCCGAATACCCAGCCCAGAACAGATTCGGAAGAACCCCCGCAGGCTTCCTGATATTGTCAGCCAATCGTTAGCAAGCGCCCGAGAACTTAGCTCTTTGGGTGCTTTTGTGTCATTGTTGGATGACCGTGCGCTTAAGCAAGCTATGCAAGTGTCTGCGCGATTGCAAGCCGGAGAAGAGCTGCCCTTGGGCGGATACGTCGTCGCGGTCAAGGACAACATTGCCATCCAGGACGAAGCACTGACATGCGGATCAAAAATCCTTGATCGTCATCCAGCTACGTTTACTGCAACTGTTGTCGAACGTCTCGAGGCAGCCGGTGCGGTCATTATCGGGAAGACAAATCTCGATGAGTTTGCGATGGGATCGTCGACCGAAAACTCCGCCTTGGGGCTTACGCTGAATCCTTATGATCCCGGTCGTGTACCCGGCGGATCGTCTGGCGGAAGCGCCGTTGCAGTGGCATCCGGAATATGCCATGCGTCACTCGGGAGCGAAACTGGCGGAAGTGTAAGACAACCTGCGGCTTTCTGTGGAATCTGCGGGCTGAAGCCGACCTATGGACGGGTTTCGCGTTATGGATTGGTGGCATTCGGTTCTTCGCTCGATCAAGTTTCGCCGTTTGCTGCTGATTGCAGCGGTTTGTTTGATATTATCAAGGCGATCTCCGGTTCTGATCGGCGTGATGCGACTTCGTCTGGTGTCAAAGTCTCGTCTTCAGCGGCTTTATCCAAACTAAACCGCCCCTTAAGAATCGGCTTAGTCACGGATTTTCTCGAACACGAAGCGTTAGAACCCTCGGTCGCAAAAGCTGCAAATGAGGCGATTGCGGCGCTTGAAAAAGCAGGGCACAAGTTAACACGCATAAGCCTGCCTGACGTCGGCTTTTCTATTCCGGTGTACTACATTGTCGCCACCGCAGAAGCCAGTTCAAACCTTGCCCGTTTCGACGGAGCACGCTACGGTTTTCGCAGTCCCGATGTCACGGATTTGGCATCCGTCTACGATAATTCTCGCGGTGAAGGTTTCGGCAAAGAAGTCCGCCGCCGCATCATGATGGGTACGTATGTATTGTCGTCGGGATACTATGACGCCTATTACAAAACTGCATTGAAAGTCCGCCGCATAATCACGAACGAGCTGCTTGCGGCGCTGAAAGAAGTCGATCTTCTTTTTACGCCGACAACTCCGAGTCCTGCCTTCAAGTTCGGCGAGAAAGTCGATGACCCTATCGCGATGTATTTGTCTGACATCTTCACGGTCCCTGCAAATCTCGCAGGCATTCCCGCGTTGTCCGTGCCGTGGAGCCAAGACGAAAACGGCTTGCCCATAGGTTTGCAGCTCATGGGGTCGCATTTCGATGAGGAGCTGTTGCTCCAGGCCGGAGCGCTCTTGGAAGAACTGAGACCGAAAGCCTGATGCAAGGTTACGAACTAATTGCCGGGCTCGAAATTCACGCCCAACTTCAAACGCGCACGAAAGCGTTTTGCCGTTGTGAAAGCAAGTACGGCGCACCACCGAATACGCTTGTATGTCCGGTATGCTTAGGTACGCCCGGTGCTCTGCCCGTCTTGAATAAAGAAGTCGTTGCTCAAGCGGCAAGACTTGCTTCGGCACTCGGCGCTGAAGTTCATTTGCATTCGCGATTCGATCGCAAGAACTATTTCTATCCCGATCTCCCCAAGGGATATCAAATTTCACAGTTTGACAGGCCTTTCGCGACGGGTGGCCACCTTGAAATAGTCGTCAGCGGATCATCTCGGGTAGTCAACATTACTCGTGCGCACATCGAAGAAGATGCCGGCAAATCCATGCACCTCGAAGACGGTTCCACGATTGTCGATCTGAATCGTTGCGGTATTCCGTTAGTCGAGATAGTATCAGAACCCGATTTCCGTTCGCCGGAAGAGTGCGGGGCGTACTTGTCAGCCATGCGCGAGCTTTTGCGTTTCATAAACGTCTGCGATGGCAACATGGATGAAGGTTCTCTCCGGTGCGACGCAAACGTTTCAGTCCGCAAATTTGGCGAACCGGACTTCCGTGAACGTTGCGAAATGAAGAATCTGAACTCAATTCGCAATGTTGAACGAGCTGTGGCCTCGGAAATGAAACGTCAAATTGAAATCTACGAGAGCGGCGGTACGATTCAACGGCAAACATTGCACTGGGACGAACAGGATGAACGCCTGATTCCGATGCGCGTGAAGGAAGGTTCAGATGACTACCGCTATTTTCCTGAGCCCGATCTGCCCGAACTTAAAATCACGCAAGCATACGTGGATGACATTCGCGCTGCTATGCCCGAGTTGCCCGAGTCCCGCCGCAGAAAGTACCGCGAATACGGGTTGCATGAGGAAGCTGTCTACCTTTTGGCCACGGATCGAGGTTTGAGTGATTACTTTGAGGCCGCGATCGTCAATGGCCGTTCGCCCCTGACCGTGGCCGCATGGGTGCAAGGTGATATTCAACGCATACTAAAAGAGCAAAATCTCGACATCACGGATTTCAAAGTCGAGCCAAGTCGCTTGGGCGACTTAATTGATGCGGTGGAATCAAAGAAGATAAACCGCACGACTGGGAAAGAGCTTTTGCGCACGATGTTGTCTGACACACGTTCCGTCGCAGATCTGATCAAGACAAGCGGCGCTCAGCAAATTGGGGACACCGACAAGATTCGCGAAATCATCATGGGTGTTCTTTCTGCAAGTCCGGACGAGCTGGCAAAATACAAAGCAGGCAAGACCAAAATGGTCGGCTATTTTATGGGGCAGGTCATGCAGGCCACAAAGGGGCAGGCCGACCCCCAGTTGGCTAAAGACCTATTGATGGAAATTCTTAACTCGCAAAGTTAGGGAGACAATGCAACTAATCTCACTTCAAATATCGGGTTTCAAATCGTTCGCCAACGAGACGAAAATCCAATTCGCTCCCGGCGTAACAGGCGTGGTCGGTCCCAACGGGTGCGGCAAGTCCAACGTGGTTGACTCGCTACGTTGGGTTCTCGGCGAGCAGCGCTCTTCCGTATTGCGCGGCGAACGAATGGAAAACGTAATCTTCAACGGAACGGTAAAGCGCAAGCCCTTGAACTTGGCTGAAGTGCGTGTGAAATTTGACAACACGAGCGGCCGCATTAATCTTCCGTATACGGAAATTGAAATTGCCCGGAGACTGCATCGCGACGGCACGAGCGAATACCTGATAAACAACAATTCCTGCAGACTTCGTGATATCACGGATATGTTGCAGGACAGTGGATTGGGACCGAACGCGTACACGATTCTCGAGCTGAAAATGATTGAGGATATTTTGCGTGAGGATGGAGAGGGGCGCCGTCAACTCTTTGAAGAAGCGTCGGGAATCGCGAAGTACAAATTGCGTCGCCGCCAAGCGCTCTCAAAACTCTCACAAACTGAAGATGATCTGTTAAGACTTGCCGACATCATCGCCGAAGTTGAGCGTCAGGTTGCCTCGCTGAAGCGGCAAGTCAGTCGCGCCAAGCGCTATCAAGAACTGACCGCTGAGTTGAAACGATCGGAAATCGCGTTCTCTGTTCATGAGTTTGACCGGTTAGAAGCTGAGCTTCAGCCGATGCGCCAAGCGCTTTCAGATGCATCCGGGCACGCGGAGGGCAGCAATACCCACTTGCGTCAGTATGAAGCCAAAGTCGAGCAAATGCGCACCGAACAAATCGAGAGCGACCAAAAACTCTCGCAGCTTCGTCAAGAACTTCAAGAATCCGTCGCGGCAATTTCCGCGCTTGAAGCGGAGAAAGCTGGCGCAGAAGCTCGTTTGAGCGCCGCCAAAGAGGGACTCGACCGAGCGCAAAGGCAGGTCATTCTCTCAAAAGATCGTCTGAACACGCTCATGCTAAGGAAGGAAAGCCTTGCAAAAGACCGTTCAGAAGCACAAACTGAGCTCGAGGCCGCCCAAGCACAGGTAGACGAAGCGGAGAAGAAGTTTCAAGCCGCGCAGTCTGCTCTGAAATCACTTGAGTCAACGTACAAGGAAACTGACGCACAGCTTGCATCGCGGAATAGAGAGCAAGCGTCGCTTGAAAGTGAGCGCGCAAAACTGCTTGAGGCTGTGGCCCGTCAAAAAG
This region of Calditrichota bacterium genomic DNA includes:
- the sucD gene encoding succinate--CoA ligase subunit alpha yields the protein MSILLNKNTKILVQGITGSEGSFHTQQMLEYNTNVVAGVTPGKGGTLANEKVPVFNTVRDAVDKTGANASIIFVPPPFAADAMLEAIEAGVELIIAITEGVPVRDMVTVKHALSGSKSRLVGPNCPGVITPGVGKMGIMPAFIHLEGKCGLISRSGTLTYEAVKQLTDRGIGQSTCVGIGGDPIPGTNFLDALKLFNADPDTNAVVMIGEIGGSAEEEAAEYIKSEFKKPVVGFIAGQTAPPGRRMGHAGAIIAGGKGTAKEKVAAMESAGIHVSKSPADIGATMAKVLGK
- the ndk gene encoding nucleoside-diphosphate kinase codes for the protein MERTLMIIKPDAVAAKNIGNIVARVEKEGFNITGLRYAQLTKEQAGDFYAVHKERPFYGDLVNYMTSGPVVVGRLERENAVEHWRSVIGATDPKKAEAGTIRALYGASIEANAVHGSDSPENGKKETDFFFA
- the truA gene encoding tRNA pseudouridine(38-40) synthase TruA, yielding MSDHPIAAADKLVRAGERHRYRLDVQYDGTDFSGMQWQPDRRTVQRCLEEALEPLFEKKVRVIPSSRTDAGVHAARQVAHVDAPIQRPLASIVRAGNSHLPPDVRILSAELVNQEFHARFSARWRGYKYRITRVPLAIGRQYVWEFPQPMETERLFELAKSIEGTHSFEAFAHENPVERHGYECTVFRSEWQIEGDCLTYSIEASRFVHGMVRMLVGSMIDYVCDRRNGKTILQILESGDNRNAGTKAPAGGLTLETVGYGTWPNSKS
- a CDS encoding trypsin-like peptidase domain-containing protein; the protein is MQKFLQFFFIGLIFGAFVLWVVQRDLARQVEFTALKEELDSLKWVQSSEFITRSFHENDNPVRVPEIQGDIQQTRENAITRAISATSNAVVGISVEQVTEVVNPYVPRDPLFRMFLDEKYWPRTIQQQASSLGSGFIVTQDGYIVTNEHVVRNATSIVVTTTVGKKYQAKIVGTDELLDMALIKIDEVNLPFIDWANSDEAIVGEWVVAIGNPYGLFDVNDQPSVAVGVISALNRDFERDVDGRLYTDMIQTDAAINRGNSGGPLIDAEGRAVGMNTLIFTESGGSVGIGFAIPSNRIVNAIDDLVKGGVDRNFWLGIRANDLRGMLWKMLNLAENRGAVVTGVDPGSPADRAGIKVEDVILKINDRTIDCSEDAKEFMNNTDIRVGDTLTFVISRHGTIMTKEVELIPIPKARSYIPG
- a CDS encoding adenylosuccinate lyase — translated: MASLWTEKARYDSWLRVEIAALRARAERGEIDAKVVDQIANSARFTIQEIHEVEAEVHHDVIAFLTVVARYVGANSRLVHLGLTSSDVVDTAFALQIQRAGVLLLEDIEALQIVLRRRALEFRRTPAVGRTHGIHAEPTVFGLKFALWADEFSRHETRLHETLSRVAVGKLSGAVGNYGHTDADLEERVMSNLGIGVAPISTQVLSRDLHAEFLNLCALIGGTVEKIAVEIRHLQRTEVSEAFEPFGKKQKGSSAMPHKRNPILCERLTGMSRMIRGYALVGMENIALWHERDISHSSTERVVFPDACIALDYMLHLLLRVIDGLEVDQEQLRRTIFITQGALASEKVLHALIEKGWLREDAYAAVQKSARAAITERRSMAELLKENSAVVDVLGVNKIDELVKLEPDFETADGILRRLGILEG
- a CDS encoding phosphoribosylaminoimidazolesuccinocarboxamide synthase; this encodes MNLDKLELLVQGSSKKLYATNRPSYAILEFTDDAGNPRESRKTSFSGKGEINCGVSSFLFQYLENYHVPTHFVERQSPTDMAVRRVEMFDIKAIVYNVATGEFARRFRLDDGRPLDYPVVEYFLKDPALNNPMVNESHAVALGYGRSDDLRTMQRIATKTNAVLKSLFERRGLILVEFELEFGDAGDHLCIGDELTADTCRVWDRKTNRKLDRDRALQDQAGVERAYRELLERLTSAA
- a CDS encoding phosphatidylserine decarboxylase family protein; its protein translation is MSFAREAWPLVLPPFVVGIGLLWWSCGGTSVWPQVSGWILVVLAIAILLFFRDPQRTPPSDPTLVVSPADGVVVETTTLDSGEKFVAIFLSVFDVHVNRAPYGGKVKQVTNKPGTYRHANSKEAATGNARIDVDIETTHGMMRFSQISGLVARKISCRIKPGDTVSTGERFGLIYFGSRMEIVMPASADIKTKVGERAVAGETVIAAFGGEHKTRS
- the pssA gene encoding CDP-diacylglycerol--serine O-phosphatidyltransferase, with amino-acid sequence MRHLANILTSLNLVFGFFSMMLAIDGRIEVAAWLIILAVVMDAFDGKAARFFGASSPMGLQFDSLADVVSMGVAPSILAYAAAFREDSLLGMIVCTVPVLAAAYRLARFNVRAASRASAYEGLTSPLHASLIATFILMNYNLWGGVVTPEVLAGLLVVTSLLMVSKIPLAGLPRFTLREHGRNLRKVAILVLAIVVGALNPPLFGFPIILMLCVTAAIAGQIQSRKSPRILDEDISEPISTGLKKL
- the purS gene encoding phosphoribosylformylglycinamidine synthase subunit PurS yields the protein MKAKVIVKLKDTVLDPQGQAIQQLLEQRGYKNIADVRVGKFIEFDLDGMKPEDGEKMLAEIADRVLANPIIESFQIEAQ